A region of Sesamum indicum cultivar Zhongzhi No. 13 linkage group LG7, S_indicum_v1.0, whole genome shotgun sequence DNA encodes the following proteins:
- the LOC105166943 gene encoding protein ORANGE-GREEN, chloroplastic, with protein sequence MLCSRILTISHLPAPCYSSESRGYLRGKLKSNLKWRSMASDADASSFAASVDSDSSADRNSAAFCIIEGPETVQDFAKMELQEIQDNIRSRRNKIFLHMEEVRRLRIQQRIKSAELGIINEEQENELPNFPSFIPFLPPLNSSNLKEYYAMCFSLIAGVMLFGGLLAPTLELKLGLGGTSYADFIRSVHLPMQLSQVDPIVASFSGGAVGVISALMVVEINNVKQQEHKRCKYCLGTGYLACARCSSTGSLVLIEPVSTLNSGDQPLSPPKTERCSNCSGSGKVMCPTCLCTGMAMASEHDPRIDPFD encoded by the exons ATGCTCTGTTCTCGGATTTTGACGATTTCTCATTTGCCGGCGCCGTGTTATTCATCTGAATCAAGAGGATATCTCCGGGGAAAGTTGAAGTCCAATCTTAAATGGCGATCCATGGCGTCGGACGCAGACGCGTCGTCTTTTGCTGCCTCCGTTGACTCCGATTCATCGGCTGACAGAAATTCCGCCGC GTTTTGTATAATAGAAGGGCCGGAGACGGTACAGGACTTTGCAAAGATGGAGTTGCAGGAAATTCAGGATAATATCCGCAGTCGACGGAATAAAATCTTTTTGCATATGGAGGAG GTTCGTCGGCTGAGAATACAGCAAAGAATTAAAAGCGCCGAGCTTGGTATTATAAACGAAGAGCAAGAGAATGAGCTTCCCAATTTTCCTTCATTCATTCCCTTTTTGCCTCCTTTG AACTCATCAAATCTTAAAGAATACTATGCTATGTGTTTCTCACTTATTGCTGGAGTCATGCTCTTTGGTGGACTTCTAGCTCCCACG CTGGAGCTAAAACTTGGACTTGGGGGGACATCTTATGCTGATTTTATTCGCAGTGTGCATCTTCCAATGCAATTGAG TCAAGTTGATCCCATTGTGGCATCATTCTCGGGAGGAGCAGTAGGAGTAATATCTGCCTTGATGGTGGTGGAGATAAACAACGTGAAGCAGCAGGAGCATAAGCGATGCAAGTATTGTCTTGGTACAG GGTATCTTGCTTGTGCTCGCTGTTCAAGCACTGGATCTCTTGTTCTTATTGAACCAGTCTCAACACTGAATAGCGGAGACCAGCCCCTGTCACCACCTAAAACTGAAAGATGCTCAAATTGTTCAGGATCTGGAAAG GTCATGTGCCCAACGTGTCTTTGCACGGGAATGGCTATGGCAAGTGAGCACGACCCACGCATTGACCCATTTGACTGA
- the LOC105166942 gene encoding ATP-dependent DNA helicase SRS2-like protein At4g25120: MKPLVFLDMKDSILTSDFLGDDFEESILEEIDALCEQKSSGDSESDDTTMSRAENEIIVKSCEEDVVITNPKVSDETLKSKEILNSNVDQACGVEGVGISENKLTKNMPEEYAKYIQSLNDKQQEAACSDISIPLVIVAGPGSGKTSTMVGRVLMLLYEGISPSNILAMTFTTAAAAEMRERIGAIAGKAAAKELTISTFHSFSLQLCRSHAEKIGRTPDFLIYGHGQQRKAIIEAVRLLEDGKRRPSNEVCKLTELSDINSPKHFKDKSKKWLKFVTQAKAAGRLPEDFRKMGDETGAIILQNYNDILKSCNALDYHDFISYSVKLLTDFPEVFEECQESWKAIVIDEFQDTSAMQYGLLRILALHKRITIVGDEDQSIFSFNGADVCGFDSFRKDFPMYKEVRLNINYRSTRCIVEAASFLIRNNLNRCKSKDVLTDNSSGSKITIKECCNEEAQCAFVVDKILEITSDGSSGKCSYGGIAVLYRRQATGKIFQSAFRDRKIPFNIHGVAFYRKKVVRAIIAMLSTTLPGCDDGPFRRVFKALLPFDKEEKKKVIEHIDKVSTVRKCSFISAACDIFSAKISGTFKRSQLTQGRKVLLTLDMISKLVHREQSISAVITSVANMIPQKYLLEQRAVLDVDGSKLLNEDNDLRSVLQYLLDDVSLFLTTVHTVAERCNDNTTEGKGCMTTIKAFIDYISGRERENFRSRRHDDEDSVTITTIHQSKGLEWDTVFIVKANEAEIPLLHEYNGILNESATSLEEERRLLYVAMTRARKKLFMLYVIMDSNWQVLQPSRFLREIPNHLLEAQEELISACSETTYQQTEQETPRISVSLRTGSPEKNTMQHFSVDNLFNESSTELSEPEYCNSNNFLKRFSAEDRAVISLLFHQWAKKPAFHDPKRLLNKVAFVIDERLRAKKSTHKDALRELKSCLTSDEAYHFAVSVLKWEQIPAEKRAHLMREKQEHFQKLRIESAMNSSEPTTKQIAYLQNLGCTTVPTSRLHASRLIEEYKSL; the protein is encoded by the exons ATGAAACCACTAGTCTTTCTTGACATGAAGGACTCTATCTTGACTTCTGATTTTCTTGGTGATGATTTTGAGGAGtcaattttagaagaaattgATGCTCTATGCGAACAAAAATCATCTGGAGACTCTGAAAGCGATGATACTACTATGAGCAGAGCAGAAAATGAGATTATAGTTAAGAGTTGTGAGGAGGATGTTGTCATAACAAATCCTAAAGTTAGCGATGAGACTTTGAAATCCAAAGAAATTCTAAATTCTAATGTTGACCAAGCATGTGGAGTGGAAGGGGTAGGTATATCAGAGAATAAACTAACAAAGAATATGCCTGAGGAGTATGCAAAGTATATTCAGTCGCTGAATGATAAGCAGCAGGAAGCAGCATGTAGTGACATTTCAATTCCTTTGGTGATTGTTGCTGGACCAGGAAGTGGGAAG ACGTCCACCATGGTTGGTCGTGTTTTAATGCTTCTATATGAG GGTATCAGTCCATCCAATATTCTGGCGATGACATTTACTACAGCTGCTGCAGCTGAAATGCGGGAGAGGATAGGAGCAATTGCTGGGAAGGCAGCAGCAAAAGAGCTCACTATCAGCACATTCCACTCATTTTCTTTGCAGCTTTGTCGTTCGCATGCTGAGAA GATAGGCCGCACCCCTGATTTTTTGATATATGGGCATGGACAACAGAGAAAAGCTATCATAGAGGCTGTCCGCCTGTTGGAGGATGGAAAGAGAAGGCCCAGTAATGAGGTCTGCAAGCTCACTGAGTTGTCTGATATTAATTCTCCTAAACATTTTAAAGATAAGTCAAAGAAATGGCTCAAGTTTGTGACCCAG GCTAAAGCTGCTGGAAGGTTACCTGAAGATTTTCGTAAAATGGGTGATGAGACAGGA GCAATAATTCTTCAGAACTACAACGACATACTAAAATCTTGTAATGCTTTGGATTACCATGATTTTATCAGCTATTCTGTGAAGCTACTTACCGATTTTCCAGAAG TGTTCGAAGAGTGTCAAGAATCATGGAAAGCAATTGTGATTGATGAGTTTCAGGACACAAGTGCCATGCAATATGGCTTGCTGCGCATTCTTGCATTGCACAAACGCATAACTATTGTTGGGGATGAAGATCAG TCAATTTTCAGTTTCAATGGTGCTGATGTTTGTGGATTTGATTCATTCAGAAAAGATTTCCCAATGTACAAAGAG GTCAGACTGAATATAAATTACAGGTCTACTCGCTGTATTGTTGAAGCTGCATCATTTCTTATACGAAATAATTTAAACCGATGCAAGTCGAAGGATGTCCTGACTGACAATTCTTCAGGATCAAAG ATAACTATTAAGGAATGTTGCAACGAAGAGGCACAGTGTGcttttgtggtcgataaaatacTGGAAATTACATCAGATGGTTCATCTGGGAAGTGCTCCTATGGCGGTATTGCTGTTCTCTACCGGAGGCAG GCAACAGGGAAAATATTCCAAAGTGCATTCCGCGATAGAAAAATTCCATTTAACATTCATGGGGTGGCTTTCTATCGCAAAAAG GTGGTCCGAGCCATTATAGCTATGCTGAGTACTACGTTGCCTGGTTGTGATGATGGCCCCTTTCGTCGAGTATTCAAGGCTTTACTTCCATTTgataaagaggaaaagaagaag GTAATTGAACACATTGACAAGGTTTCAACTGTAAGAAAATGCAGCTTTATTTCAGCAGCATGTGACATATTTAGTGCGAAGATATCAGGAACCTTTAAGAg GAGTCAACTGACGCAAGGGCGTAAGGTGTTGCTCACTCTAGACATGATATCAAAACTTGTTCATAGG GAACAGTCAATTTCAGCTGTTATCACTTCTGTGGCAAACATGATACCTCAG AAATACCTTCTTGAACAACGAGCAGTTCTTGATGTTGATGGAAGCAAGCTGCTGAATGAAGATAATGATCTTCGATCT GTGTTGCAGTATCTGTTGGATGATGTGTCCCTGTTTTTGACAACCGTACATACTGTTGCAGAGCGTTGCAACGATAATACAACAGAAGGGAAAGGTTGCATGACTACAATTAAAGCTTTTATTGACTATATATCTGGACgtgaaagagaaaattttcGTTCAAGAAGGCATGATGATGAAGACTCTGTTACCATTACCACAATCCATCAG TCAAAAGGCTTAGAGTGGGACACAGTTTTCATTGTGAAG GCAAATGAAGCTGAGATTCCCCTGTTGCACGAATATAATGGCATTCTGAATGAGAGTGCTACCTCACTTGAG GAAGAGAGACGCTTGTTATATGTGGCGATGACTCGAGCGCGCAAGAAACTTTTCATGCTATACGTGATTATGGATTCTAATTGGCAG GTTCTTCAACCATCACGATTTCTTAGAGAAATTCCAAATCACCTATTGGAGGCTCAG gaaGAGCTGATCTCAGCTTGTTCAGAAACAACTTACCAGCAAACTGAGCAAGAAACTCCCCGGATTTCTGTTAGTCTCAGAACAGGATCTCCTGAAAAGAATACAATGCAGCACTTTTCTgttgataatttattcaatgaATCATCCACAGAGCTTAGTGAACCTGAATACTGCAACAGCAATAACTTCTTGAAAAG GTTTAGTGCAGAAGACCGAGCTGTCATTTCCCTTTTGTTCCATCAATGGGCCAAGAAGCCTGCATTTCATGACCCCAAGAGATTACTTAACAAG GTAGCTTTTGTCATTGATGAACGTTTGCGGGCCAAGAAAAGCACACACAAG GATGCTTTGCGTGAGTTGAAGTCTTGTTTGACATCTGATGAGGCTTATCACTTTGCCGTATCA GTCCTGAAGTGGGAGCAAATCCCTGCTGAAAAGCGAGCTCATTTAATGAGAGAGAAACAG GAACACTTCCAGAAACTAAGAATAGAGAGCGCCATGAATTCATCCGAACCAACTACGAAACAG ATTGCATACTTACAGAACCTCGGTTGCACTACAGTACCTACATCCCGCCTCCATGCTTCTCGTTTGATCGAGGAATATAAATCATTATAA
- the LOC105166944 gene encoding probable (S)-N-methylcoclaurine 3'-hydroxylase isozyme 2, with protein sequence MIQVAGLLSLFVFLPLVLFLKHLIFEASTKLPPGPNAWQVLLNISQLRNKPHVAFHNLAKIYGPLISMRLGAQLLVVASSPATAKAILKTHDRVFSGRYSPSISYAFPTTSQSYTMRSTSKECSGMFEYASCSIMDLFSTLREVESKGKGRKEKVLMEMMDYLVGKEGEVVKLDDVLKATFFNISANVLASRNLLGYENWGKGEMAKDLVNEIEEVFLTPGLLDLFPVLRRVYFWRKRDGKILRRKVMCLWEDILKQRRSRNGSIDKGRDFLDVLLENAFPDDLICFVLMELLIAGGDSGVVTTIWLMVELMRNQDILSRVRQEIVEAMGTKTTVINDSILSTCEYFQACVKETLRLHIPAPFLVPHQALENCVLNDYTIPKDSIVLVNAWTIQLDPGNWKDATSFKPDRFLGSKVDFRGNHFEFVPFGSGRRMCPGFQMGFRNVQLVVACLIHYFDWSLPDGENPENLDTADVLHAGGLRREKPLFMIPRLREKYVA encoded by the exons ATGATACAAGTTGCAGGGCTCctctctctttttgtttttctaccTCTTGTCCTCTTCTTAAAGCATTTGATATTTGAAGCATCAACAAAACTTCCACCAGGCCCTAATGCATGGCAAGTCCTATTGAACATTTCCCAATTGAGAAACAAACCCCATGTAGCCTTTCATAACCTAGCCAAAATCTATGGTCCTCTCATCTCCATGAGGCTTGGGGCCCAACTCCTAGTAGTTGCATCATCACCAGCCACTGCCAAGGCTATTCTCAAAACTCACGACCGGGTTTTCTCCGGGAGGTACTCACCGTCAATATCTTATGCATTCCCAACAACATCACAGTCATACACGATGCGGTCGACGTCCAAGGAATGCAGCGGTATGTTTGAATATGCAAGTTGCAGCATAATGGATCTCTTCTCCACGTTAAGAGAAGTTGAGTCGAAAGGCAAAGGAAGGAAGGAGAAGGTACTGATGGAGATGATGGACTATTTGGTTGGGAAAGAAGGTGAAGTAGTAAAGCTTGACGACGTATTAAAAGCGACGTTTTTTAATATCTCTGCAAATGTTTTAGCTTCAAGAAACCTGCTTGGCTATGAGAACTGGGGAAAAGGCGAAATGGCGAAGGATTTGGTGAATGAAATTGAGGAGGTTTTTTTGACACCAGGGCTGCTTGATCTATTTCCAGTTCTGAGAAGGGtttatttttggaggaaaaGAGACGGAAAGATTTTGCGACGGAAGGTGATGTGTTTGTGGGAAGATATTCTCAAGCAAAGAAGATCAAGAAATGGAAGTATTGATAAGGGTCGAGATTTCTTAGATGTTCTTCTCGAAAATGCATTCCCGGACGACCTTATATGCTTCGTATTAATG GAACTATTGATTGCTGGAGGCGATTCGGGAGTGGTAACAACAATATGGTTGATGGTAGAGCTGATGCGAAACCAGGACATTTTATCCAGGGTTCGTCAAGAGATCGTAGAAGCCATGGGAACAAAAACTACCGTGATCAACGATTCAATCCTCTCCACATGTGAATATTTCCAGGCATGTGTGAAGGAAACCCTGAGACTCCACATTCCAGCGCCATTCCTGGTGCCCCATCAGGCCCTGGAAAATTGTGTCCTGAATGATTATACAATCCCAAAGGATAGCATAGTGCTGGTGAATGCATGGACTATTCAGTTGGATCCTGGAAACTGGAAAGATGCCACAAGCTTTAAACCTGACAGGTTTCTTGGCTCGAAAGTTGATTTCAGGGGAAACCATTTTGAGTTTGTACCTTTCGGCTCAGGAAGAAGAATGTGCCCTGGATTTCAAATGGGGTTCCGAAATGTTCAGCTGGTGGTGGCGTGTTTAATCCATTATTTTGATTGGAGCCTTCCTGACGGGGAAAACCCTGAGAATCTGGATACAGCTGATGTATTGCATGCTGGAGGATTGAGGAGGGAGAAACCGTTGTTTATGATTCCAAGGCTTAGGGAAAAATATGTTGCTTGA
- the LOC105166945 gene encoding glutamate dehydrogenase A — protein sequence MNALAATNRNFMKAARILGLDSKIEKSLLIPFREIKVECTIPKDDGTLVSYVGFRVQHDNARGPMKGGIRYHPEVDPDEVNALAQLMTWKTAVADIPYGGAKGGIGCSPKDLSTSELERLTRVFTQKIHDLIGVNADVPAPDMGTNAQTMAWILDEYSKFHGYSPAVVTGKPIDLGGSLGREAATGRGVVYATEALLAEHGKSIKGLTFAIQGFGNVGSWAARLIHERGGKVVAVSDITGAVKNPNGINILDLLQHKDATGKLADFSGADAMDPNDLLTHDCDVLIPCALGGVLNRENAGDVKAKFIIEAANHPTDPEADEILSKKGVTILPDIYANAGGVTVSYFEWVQNIQGFMWDEEKVNQELKRYMTRAFHNIKGLCKSHNCDLRMGAFTLGVNRVARATLLRGWEA from the exons ATGAATGCTCTTGCAGCCACCAACCGGAATTTCATGAAAGCGGCCCGCATTCTGGGCCTGGACTCCAAGATCGAGAAGAGTCTTTTGATCCCCTTTAGAGAAATCAAG GTGGAGTGTACAATCCCCAAGGATGATGGGACACTGGTGTCCTACGTTGGATTTAGAGTACAACATGATAATGCCCGTGGGCCCATGAAAGGAGGGATCAGATACCATCCAGag GTTGACCCTGATGAGGTGAATGCTCTTGCTCAACTGATGACTTGGAAGACTGCTGTAGCAGATATTCCCTATGGCGGGGCTAAGGGTGGAATTGGGTGTTCTCCAAAAGACTTAAGCACAAGTGAGTTGGAACGTCTTACTCGAGTATTCACCCAAAAAATTCATGATCTTATCGGAGTTAATGCCGATGTTCCAGCACCAGATATGGGTACTAATGCTCAG ACCATGGCTTGGATTCTGGACGAGTACTCAAAATTCCATGGTTACTCTCCTGCAGTTGTTACAGGAAAACCAATT GATCTTGGTGGTTCACTGGGTAGGGAGGCTGCAACAGGGCGTGGAGTTGTATATGCCACCGAAGCATTACTTGCTGAACATGGAAAGTCAATAAAGGGTTTAACATTTGCCATTCag gggTTTGGAAATGTTGGCTCGTGGGCTGCAAGGCTTATTCATGAAAGAGGTGGCAAGGTTGTTGCAGTGAGTGACATAACTGGAGCAGTGAAGAACCCTAATGGAATTAATATACTGGACTTGCTTCAGCACAAAGACGCCACAGGAAAATTAGCTGATTTTTCTGGTGCCGATGCGATGGATCCAAATGATTTGCTTACGCATGATTGTGATGTTCTCATACCATGTGCTCTTGGCGGAGTCCTAAACAG aGAAAATGCTGGAGATGTCAAGGCCAAATTCATCATAGAAGCTGCAAATCATCCTACCGACCCAGAAGCAGATGAG ATTTTGTCGAAAAAAGGAGTTACAATTCTTCCCGACATTTATGCAAATGCAGGAGGAGTGACTGTTAGCTACTTTGAGTGGGTTCAG AACATTCAAGGCTTTATGTGGGATGAAGAGAAGGTCAATCAAGAGCTTAAGAGATACATGACAAGAGCCTTCCATAACATCAAGGGCCTGTGTAAATCTCACAACTGTGATCTTCGCATGGGCGCTTTTACGTTGGGAGTGAACCGTGTTGCTCGGGCTACTCTTCTGAGGGGTTGGGAAGCCTAA